The Bradyrhizobium sp. WBAH42 genome includes a window with the following:
- a CDS encoding branched-chain amino acid ABC transporter permease translates to MELFTNQVLAGIATGAIYACMALAVVMIYQAIDHLNFAQGEMAMFSTFISWQLMQWGVSYWAAFLITLAFSFVAGIAIERILFKPLAKAPVLTNVAGFIALFAIINSSAGLIWDFTIKQYPTPFGSAPFLGSQLISTHQAGMIGVTVLLLLGLYFFFQYTRIGLAMRAAASVPESARLVGINTSWMIALGWGMATAIGSIAGMLIAPVVFLEPNMMGGVLIYGFAAAVLGGLSSPLGAVVGGFLVGVFENLAGTYIPGVGNELKLPIALALIISVLVVKPAGLLGRHIVKRV, encoded by the coding sequence ATGGAGCTGTTCACCAACCAGGTCCTGGCCGGCATCGCCACGGGCGCGATCTACGCCTGCATGGCGCTTGCCGTGGTCATGATCTACCAGGCCATCGACCATCTCAACTTCGCGCAGGGCGAGATGGCGATGTTCTCGACCTTCATCTCGTGGCAGCTGATGCAGTGGGGCGTGTCCTATTGGGCCGCCTTCCTGATCACGCTGGCATTTTCCTTCGTTGCCGGCATCGCGATCGAGCGCATCCTGTTCAAGCCGCTCGCCAAGGCACCGGTGCTGACCAACGTCGCCGGCTTCATCGCGCTGTTTGCGATCATCAACTCGTCGGCCGGCCTGATCTGGGACTTCACCATCAAACAATATCCGACGCCGTTCGGCTCCGCGCCGTTCCTCGGCAGCCAGCTGATCTCGACCCACCAGGCCGGCATGATCGGCGTCACCGTGCTGCTGTTGCTCGGGCTCTATTTCTTCTTCCAGTACACCCGCATCGGTCTCGCCATGCGCGCGGCCGCGTCGGTGCCTGAATCGGCCCGCCTCGTCGGCATCAACACCAGCTGGATGATCGCGCTCGGCTGGGGCATGGCGACCGCGATCGGCTCGATCGCCGGCATGCTGATCGCCCCTGTCGTGTTCCTCGAGCCCAACATGATGGGCGGCGTCCTGATCTACGGCTTCGCCGCGGCGGTGCTCGGCGGACTGTCGAGCCCGTTGGGCGCCGTGGTCGGCGGCTTCCTGGTCGGCGTCTTCGAGAATCTCGCCGGCACCTACATCCCGGGCGTCGGCAACGAGCTGAAGCTCCCGATCGCGCTCGCGCTGATCATCTCCGTCCTGGTCGTCAAACCCGCTGGTCTGTTAGGCCGGCACATCGTCAAGCGAGTTTGA
- a CDS encoding branched-chain amino acid ABC transporter permease, with protein MNTTIMLFLLQDGITNGAIYALLGLALVLVFAVTRVILIPQGEFVTYGALTYASLAASQMPGTAKLALALGIGAFAFDLFVARKALHGRLIARSFTANVVLPGIVLALTLYFAAQKPPVAVCIALSLVIVAMIGVYLYRIAFQPLAHTSVLVLLIASVGVHLALQGLGLLFFGAEGQRGPAVLSGAFTAGALRFTGQSITVYAITIAFIVGLWLFFGLTLYGKALRATAVNRLGARLAGIRTTLSGQIAFLLASVIGALSGILIVPITTLYYDSGFLIGLKGFVAAIIGGLVSYPLTAVAALVVGIVEAFSSFYASNYKEVIVFMLLIPVLLLRSLAAPAVEEEKD; from the coding sequence TTGAATACCACCATCATGCTGTTCCTGCTGCAGGACGGCATCACCAATGGCGCAATCTACGCGCTGCTCGGCCTGGCGCTGGTGCTGGTGTTCGCCGTCACCCGCGTCATCCTCATTCCCCAGGGCGAATTCGTCACCTATGGCGCGCTGACCTATGCCTCGCTGGCCGCCAGCCAGATGCCGGGCACGGCTAAGCTCGCGCTGGCGCTCGGCATCGGCGCCTTCGCCTTCGATCTGTTCGTCGCGCGCAAGGCGCTGCATGGGCGGCTGATCGCGCGCAGCTTCACCGCCAATGTCGTGCTGCCGGGCATCGTGCTGGCGCTGACGCTGTATTTCGCCGCCCAGAAGCCGCCGGTCGCGGTCTGCATCGCGCTGTCGCTGGTGATCGTGGCGATGATCGGCGTCTATCTCTACCGCATCGCGTTCCAGCCGCTGGCGCACACCTCGGTGCTGGTGCTGCTGATCGCCTCCGTCGGCGTCCACCTCGCGCTGCAGGGCCTCGGCCTGTTGTTCTTCGGCGCCGAAGGCCAGCGCGGGCCTGCCGTGCTGTCCGGCGCCTTCACCGCCGGCGCGCTGCGCTTCACCGGCCAGAGCATCACCGTCTACGCGATCACCATCGCCTTCATCGTCGGGCTCTGGCTGTTCTTCGGCCTGACGCTCTATGGCAAGGCGTTGCGCGCCACTGCCGTGAACCGGCTCGGGGCACGGCTCGCCGGCATCCGCACCACGCTGTCGGGCCAGATCGCTTTCCTGCTGGCCTCCGTGATCGGCGCGCTCTCCGGCATTCTGATCGTGCCGATCACGACGCTGTATTATGACTCCGGCTTCCTGATCGGGCTGAAGGGCTTCGTCGCCGCGATCATCGGCGGCCTCGTCAGCTATCCCCTCACCGCCGTCGCGGCGCTGGTGGTCGGCATCGTCGAGGCGTTCTCATCCTTCTATGCCTCCAATTACAAGGAGGTGATCGTCTTCATGCTGCTGATCCCCGTGCTGCTGCTGCGCTCGCTCGCCGCGCCCGCGGTAGAGGAAGAGAAGGACTGA
- a CDS encoding ABC transporter substrate-binding protein, which yields MPAVTGKFAAASLALALIAAATSTASAQKKYDTGATDTEIKIGNIMPYSGPASAYGIIGRTEAAYFKKINEEGGINGRKINFVSYDDAYSPPKTVEQARKLVESDEVLLVFNSLGTPPNTAIQKYMNSKKVPQLFVATGATKWNDPQNFPWTMGWQPNYQSETQIYAKYILKAMPNAKIGVLYQNDDYGKDYLKGLKDGLGAKAASMIVLEESYETSEPTIDNHIVKLKATGADVFINITTPKFAAQAIKKISEIGWKPTHFLNNVSASVGSVIKPAGFENSQDIISAAYLKDVSDPQWKDDAGMKAFLEFMTKYFPEGDKLDGGTIVGYGVAQTLVEVLKKCGDNLTRENVMKQAASLKDFRTEVLLPGIKINTGPNDFAPISSLQLMKFKGDKWDLFGDVISADAGG from the coding sequence ATGCCTGCTGTCACCGGCAAATTTGCGGCCGCGTCACTGGCGCTCGCGCTCATTGCAGCTGCGACCTCCACTGCATCGGCCCAGAAGAAATACGATACCGGCGCGACCGACACCGAGATCAAGATCGGCAACATCATGCCCTACAGCGGACCGGCCTCCGCCTACGGCATCATCGGCCGCACCGAAGCCGCCTATTTCAAGAAGATCAACGAAGAGGGCGGCATCAACGGCCGCAAGATCAATTTCGTCTCCTACGACGACGCCTATTCGCCGCCGAAGACGGTGGAGCAGGCGCGCAAGCTGGTCGAGAGCGACGAGGTGCTGCTCGTCTTCAACTCGCTCGGCACGCCGCCGAACACGGCGATCCAGAAATACATGAATTCGAAGAAGGTGCCGCAGCTGTTCGTCGCCACCGGCGCTACCAAGTGGAACGATCCGCAGAACTTCCCGTGGACGATGGGCTGGCAGCCCAACTACCAGAGCGAGACGCAGATCTACGCCAAGTACATCCTCAAGGCCATGCCGAACGCCAAGATCGGCGTCCTCTACCAGAACGACGATTACGGCAAGGACTATTTGAAGGGCCTGAAGGACGGCCTGGGCGCCAAGGCCGCGAGCATGATCGTGCTGGAGGAAAGCTACGAGACGTCGGAGCCGACCATCGACAATCACATCGTCAAGCTGAAAGCCACCGGCGCCGACGTCTTCATCAACATCACCACGCCGAAATTCGCGGCACAGGCGATCAAGAAGATCTCCGAGATCGGCTGGAAGCCGACGCACTTCCTCAACAACGTCTCGGCCTCGGTCGGCAGCGTGATCAAGCCCGCCGGCTTCGAGAATTCGCAGGACATCATCTCGGCCGCCTATCTGAAGGACGTCTCCGATCCGCAGTGGAAGGACGACGCCGGCATGAAGGCGTTCCTGGAGTTCATGACCAAGTACTTCCCCGAAGGCGACAAGCTCGACGGCGGCACCATCGTCGGCTACGGCGTGGCACAGACGCTGGTCGAAGTGCTGAAGAAGTGCGGCGACAATCTCACGCGCGAGAACGTCATGAAGCAGGCCGCGAGCCTGAAGGACTTCCGCACCGAAGTGCTGCTGCCCGGCATCAAGATCAATACCGGGCCGAACGACTTCGCGCCGATCAGCTCGCTCCAGCTCATGAAGTTCAAGGGCGACAAGTGGGATCTGTTCGGTGACGTGATCAGCGCCGACGCCGGCGGCTAG
- a CDS encoding MarR family winged helix-turn-helix transcriptional regulator translates to MTVSKTAEKSSEKPAEAAKGRKDAGEPQAEALQLGELSEQLGYVLKRAQLKVFENFLRCMASLQLTPAQFSVLLLVEKNPGRNQTEIASTLGILRPNFVAMLDNLESRDLCARIRSTNDRRSHILVLTDKGKAVLARAKKLVATKHEARLNDLLGQANREALIGMLAKIANEF, encoded by the coding sequence ATGACCGTTTCCAAAACCGCTGAAAAGTCTTCCGAAAAGCCTGCCGAGGCGGCCAAGGGCCGCAAGGACGCGGGCGAGCCGCAGGCTGAAGCCCTCCAGCTCGGCGAGCTTTCCGAGCAGCTGGGCTATGTCCTGAAACGTGCACAGCTCAAGGTGTTCGAGAATTTCTTGCGCTGCATGGCCTCGCTCCAGCTGACGCCGGCGCAGTTCTCGGTGCTGCTGCTGGTCGAGAAGAACCCCGGCCGTAACCAGACCGAGATCGCCTCCACGCTCGGCATCCTCCGGCCGAACTTCGTGGCCATGCTCGACAATCTGGAGAGCCGCGACCTTTGCGCGCGGATCCGCTCCACCAACGACCGCCGCTCGCACATCCTGGTCTTGACCGACAAGGGCAAGGCCGTGCTGGCGCGGGCGAAGAAGCTCGTCGCCACCAAGCACGAGGCCCGGTTGAACGATCTGCTCGGTCAGGCCAACCGCGAAGCCCTGATCGGAATGCTCGCGAAGATCGCCAACGAGTTTTGA
- a CDS encoding ABC transporter substrate-binding protein: protein MAAARSQVALLWAALALCTATSSGALAQKKYDSGASDTEIKIGNIMPYSGPASAYAAIGKIEEAYFNKINAEGGINGRKIKFISYDDGYSPPKTVEQARKLVESDNVLLIFGSLGTSTNSAIRKYMNEKKVPQLFVASGASKWNDPMQYPWTMGWQPSYASEARIYAKYVMKEKPEAKIGVLYQNDDFGKDYLKGLKQGLGPKASMIVLEEAYDSSEPAIDEHVVKLKASGADVFISITSPKFAVQGIKKAAEINWHPMQIISNVSASISGVLEPAGIEISQGVLSATYTKDGSDPQWNADDGMKKFYNFLAQYQPKANKLDAGVVFGYAAAQTMVKVLQMCGDDLTRENVMKQAASLKDFEPDTLLPGIKINTAPDNFAPIEQLQMMRFKGKKWELFGDIISSEMSH from the coding sequence ATGGCCGCCGCTCGTTCCCAGGTTGCACTCCTCTGGGCCGCGCTCGCCTTGTGCACCGCAACGAGCAGCGGAGCGCTGGCGCAAAAGAAATACGACAGCGGCGCATCAGATACCGAGATCAAGATCGGTAACATCATGCCCTATAGCGGTCCGGCCTCCGCCTATGCCGCGATCGGCAAGATCGAGGAAGCCTATTTCAACAAGATCAATGCCGAGGGCGGCATCAATGGCCGCAAGATCAAATTCATCTCCTATGACGACGGCTATTCGCCGCCGAAGACGGTGGAACAGGCACGCAAGCTGGTCGAGAGCGACAATGTGCTGCTGATCTTCGGCTCGCTCGGCACCTCCACCAACAGCGCCATCCGCAAATACATGAACGAGAAGAAGGTGCCGCAATTGTTCGTGGCGAGCGGCGCCTCGAAATGGAACGATCCCATGCAATATCCCTGGACCATGGGCTGGCAGCCGAGCTACGCGAGCGAGGCGCGCATCTACGCCAAATACGTCATGAAGGAGAAGCCGGAGGCGAAAATCGGCGTGCTCTACCAGAACGACGATTTCGGCAAGGACTATCTAAAGGGGCTGAAACAGGGCCTCGGGCCCAAGGCCTCGATGATCGTGCTGGAAGAAGCCTATGACAGCTCCGAGCCGGCGATCGACGAGCACGTCGTCAAGTTGAAAGCCTCCGGCGCCGACGTCTTCATCAGCATCACCAGCCCGAAATTCGCCGTGCAGGGGATCAAGAAGGCGGCGGAGATCAACTGGCATCCGATGCAGATCATCTCCAACGTCTCGGCTTCGATCAGCGGCGTCTTGGAGCCGGCGGGCATCGAAATCTCGCAAGGCGTCCTGTCGGCGACCTACACCAAGGACGGCTCCGACCCGCAGTGGAATGCCGATGACGGCATGAAGAAATTCTACAACTTCCTCGCCCAATACCAGCCCAAGGCCAACAAGCTCGATGCCGGCGTCGTGTTCGGCTACGCCGCCGCGCAGACCATGGTGAAGGTGCTGCAGATGTGCGGCGACGATCTCACCCGCGAGAACGTCATGAAGCAGGCCGCCAGCCTGAAGGACTTCGAACCCGACACGCTGCTGCCCGGCATCAAGATCAACACCGCGCCGGACAATTTCGCTCCGATCGAGCAGCTGCAGATGATGCGCTTCAAGGGCAAGAAATGGGAGCTGTTCGGCGACATCATCTCGAGCGAGATGAGCCACTGA
- a CDS encoding ABC transporter substrate-binding protein has protein sequence MYFGRTLRAAALVTATAAITLTSGAALAQKKYDTGASDTEIKIGNIMPYSGPASAYGIIGKTEEAYFKMINDKGGINGRKINFVTYDDGYSPPKAVEQVRKLVESDEVLAVFNPLGTPSNSAIQKYLNAKKIPQLFVATGATKWNDPKNFPWTIGWQPSYQSEAHIYAKWLMKEKPDAKIAILYQNDDFGKDYLKGTKDGLGAKASSMVILEESYEVSEPSIDGHIVKIKAANPDVLLIYATPKFAAQTIKKTAELSWKPLQILTNVSISVGSVMKPAGFENAQGVLSAAYAKDSTDPQWANDPGMKRWNEFVDKYMPGADKSDTSMVYGYGAASTLAKVLEMCGDDLTRANLMKQAASLKDFAPDTLLPGVKINTGATDFAPIAQLQMMRFKGEKWELFGEIISGDVASE, from the coding sequence TTGTATTTTGGAAGAACACTGCGAGCCGCCGCGCTGGTCACGGCAACGGCGGCCATCACTCTCACCTCCGGCGCTGCACTCGCCCAAAAGAAATACGACACCGGCGCGTCCGATACCGAGATCAAGATCGGCAACATCATGCCGTACAGCGGTCCGGCGTCGGCCTATGGCATCATCGGCAAGACCGAAGAAGCCTATTTCAAGATGATCAACGACAAGGGCGGCATCAACGGCCGCAAGATCAACTTCGTGACCTATGACGACGGCTATTCGCCGCCGAAGGCCGTCGAGCAGGTCCGCAAGCTGGTCGAGAGCGACGAGGTGCTGGCCGTCTTCAACCCGCTCGGCACGCCCTCGAACAGTGCGATCCAGAAATATCTCAACGCCAAGAAGATCCCGCAGCTGTTCGTCGCCACCGGCGCCACCAAGTGGAACGATCCGAAGAACTTCCCCTGGACCATCGGCTGGCAGCCCTCCTACCAGAGCGAAGCCCACATCTACGCGAAATGGCTGATGAAGGAGAAGCCGGACGCCAAGATCGCGATCCTCTATCAGAACGACGATTTCGGCAAAGACTACCTCAAGGGCACCAAGGACGGTCTCGGCGCCAAGGCCTCGTCCATGGTCATCCTGGAGGAGAGCTACGAGGTGTCCGAGCCGTCGATCGACGGCCACATCGTCAAGATCAAGGCCGCCAATCCCGACGTGCTGCTGATCTACGCGACGCCGAAATTCGCCGCCCAGACCATCAAGAAGACCGCCGAGCTCAGCTGGAAGCCGCTCCAGATCCTCACCAACGTGTCGATCTCGGTCGGCAGCGTGATGAAGCCGGCCGGCTTCGAGAACGCACAGGGCGTGCTGTCGGCCGCCTATGCCAAGGACTCGACGGACCCGCAATGGGCCAACGATCCCGGCATGAAGAGGTGGAACGAGTTCGTCGACAAGTACATGCCGGGCGCCGACAAGTCGGACACCAGCATGGTCTATGGCTATGGCGCCGCCTCGACCCTGGCCAAGGTGCTGGAAATGTGCGGTGACGATCTCACCCGCGCCAACCTCATGAAGCAGGCCGCGAGCCTGAAGGACTTCGCGCCGGATACGCTGCTGCCCGGCGTCAAGATCAACACCGGCGCCACCGACTTCGCCCCGATCGCGCAGCTCCAGATGATGCGCTTCAAGGGCGAGAAGTGGGAACTGTTCGGCGAAATCATCAGCGGTGACGTCGCCTCCGAGTGA
- a CDS encoding ABC transporter substrate-binding protein, giving the protein MPAMHVRLGAVSAALVLAATLSTAASAQKKYDTGASDTEIKIGNIMPYSGPASAYGVIGKTEEAYFRKINAEGGINGRKINFVTYDDAYSPPKTVEQARKLVESDEVLLIFNSLGTPPNSAIQKYMNQKKVPQLFVATGATKWNDPQNFPWTMGWQPNYQSESIIYAKYILKNHPNAKIAVLYQNDDYGKDYLKGFKDGLGGKTSMIVMEESYEVSEPTIDSHIVKLKATGADVFFNITTPKFAAQAIKKNAEIGWKPLHFLNNVSGSIGSVIKPAGFENAQDIISSQYFKDPTDAQWKDDKAMIAWNEFLDKYYPEANRADASVMYGYIVSQGLVHVLKACGDNLTRENIMKQAANIKDFEPAGLLPGVKVNTSAADFAPISQLQLIRFKGEHWERFGEVLSGDVGG; this is encoded by the coding sequence ATGCCTGCAATGCATGTGCGATTGGGGGCCGTCTCGGCTGCCCTCGTGCTGGCCGCCACACTTTCCACGGCAGCGTCCGCGCAGAAGAAATACGACACCGGCGCATCCGACACCGAAATCAAGATCGGCAACATCATGCCCTACAGCGGTCCCGCGTCCGCCTACGGCGTGATCGGCAAGACCGAAGAGGCCTATTTCCGCAAGATCAACGCGGAAGGCGGCATCAACGGCCGCAAGATCAACTTCGTCACCTACGACGACGCCTATTCGCCGCCGAAGACGGTGGAGCAGGCGCGCAAGCTGGTCGAGAGCGACGAGGTGCTGCTGATCTTCAACTCGCTCGGCACGCCGCCGAACTCGGCGATCCAGAAGTACATGAACCAGAAGAAGGTGCCGCAGCTGTTCGTCGCCACCGGCGCAACGAAGTGGAACGATCCGCAGAACTTCCCGTGGACGATGGGCTGGCAGCCGAACTACCAGAGCGAGTCGATCATCTACGCCAAGTACATCCTGAAGAACCATCCGAACGCCAAGATCGCCGTGCTCTACCAGAACGACGATTACGGCAAGGACTATCTGAAGGGCTTCAAGGACGGGCTCGGCGGCAAGACCTCGATGATCGTGATGGAGGAAAGCTACGAGGTCTCGGAGCCGACCATCGACTCCCACATCGTCAAGCTCAAGGCGACCGGCGCCGACGTGTTCTTCAACATCACGACGCCGAAATTCGCGGCGCAGGCGATCAAGAAGAACGCGGAGATCGGCTGGAAGCCGCTCCACTTCCTCAACAACGTCTCGGGCTCGATCGGCAGCGTGATCAAGCCGGCCGGCTTCGAGAACGCGCAGGACATCATCTCGTCGCAATACTTCAAGGATCCGACCGACGCACAGTGGAAGGACGACAAGGCGATGATCGCCTGGAACGAATTCCTGGACAAGTACTATCCGGAAGCGAACCGCGCCGATGCCTCGGTGATGTATGGCTATATCGTGAGCCAAGGCCTCGTTCACGTGCTCAAGGCCTGCGGCGACAATCTGACCCGCGAAAACATCATGAAGCAGGCCGCCAACATCAAGGACTTCGAGCCGGCGGGCCTGTTGCCGGGCGTCAAGGTCAACACCTCGGCCGCCGATTTCGCGCCGATTTCGCAGCTGCAACTGATCCGGTTCAAGGGCGAGCATTGGGAGCGATTTGGCGAGGTCTTGAGCGGCGACGTCGGCGGCTGA
- a CDS encoding branched-chain amino acid ABC transporter permease: protein MSAAEEVVAEGHEAVEAVPKRAMTLGTGTSLVVLAALLIVPMFVKNFIIFQMTMLLIYGLAVLALNILTGGSGQFSLGQSAFYAVGAYTSAVLMEHANINYALTIPISAAVCFAFGYLFGKPALRLSGVYLALATFALATAMPQLLKLNFLEHWTGGVQGLVVTKPDAPFGLPMSQDMWLYYFTLIVTVLIYIFSVNLLRSRSGRAFMAIRDNEIAASSMGVNVALYKTLAFGVSAGITGVAGSLGAIAVQFVAPDSYTITLAISLFLGMVVGGVGWLPGSFVGAAFIIFVPNMAESISKGLSGAVFGVLLFLVIYLVPHGARQVAILGQQLVGKLRKN, encoded by the coding sequence ATGAGCGCAGCAGAAGAAGTCGTCGCCGAAGGCCACGAGGCGGTCGAGGCGGTTCCGAAGCGGGCCATGACGCTGGGCACCGGCACCTCGCTGGTGGTGCTGGCGGCGCTGTTGATCGTGCCGATGTTCGTCAAGAACTTCATCATCTTCCAGATGACGATGCTCCTGATCTACGGGCTCGCGGTGCTGGCGCTGAACATCCTGACCGGCGGAAGCGGCCAGTTCTCGCTCGGCCAGAGCGCGTTCTACGCCGTCGGCGCCTATACCTCGGCCGTGCTGATGGAGCACGCCAACATCAACTACGCGCTGACCATTCCGATCTCCGCTGCGGTCTGCTTCGCGTTCGGCTATTTGTTCGGCAAGCCGGCGCTGCGGCTGTCCGGCGTCTATCTCGCGCTCGCGACCTTCGCGCTCGCGACCGCGATGCCGCAGCTGCTCAAGCTGAACTTCCTCGAGCACTGGACCGGCGGCGTGCAGGGCCTCGTCGTCACCAAGCCGGACGCGCCGTTCGGCCTGCCGATGTCGCAGGACATGTGGCTCTATTATTTCACGCTCATCGTGACGGTCTTGATCTACATCTTCTCGGTGAACCTGTTGCGCTCCCGCTCCGGCCGCGCCTTCATGGCGATCCGCGACAACGAGATCGCGGCCTCCTCGATGGGCGTCAACGTCGCGCTGTACAAGACGCTGGCGTTCGGCGTGTCCGCCGGCATCACCGGCGTTGCCGGCTCGCTCGGCGCCATCGCGGTGCAGTTCGTCGCACCCGACAGCTACACCATCACGCTCGCGATCTCGCTGTTCCTCGGCATGGTCGTCGGCGGCGTCGGCTGGCTGCCCGGCTCGTTCGTCGGTGCGGCCTTCATCATCTTCGTGCCGAACATGGCCGAGAGCATCTCCAAGGGCCTCTCCGGCGCGGTGTTCGGCGTGCTGTTGTTCCTCGTCATCTACCTCGTGCCGCATGGTGCAAGGCAGGTCGCGATCCTGGGCCAGCAACTCGTCGGCAAGCTCAGGAAGAACTGA
- a CDS encoding ABC transporter ATP-binding protein gives MTTLLNVKDLRAYYGQVQALHGLSFSLNEGSLVTLLGANGAGKTTTLRAICNMVRSTGAIEFDGKPLNNRSTENIVRFGIAHVPQGRGTFTTMTVEENLQLGAITRKDSAGIVSDIERMYAHFPVLKQRHTQQAGTLSGGEQQMLAVARALMLRPRLMLLDEPSFGLAPLVVRDLFGILGKINREDKVSILVVEQNAQLALELADQAYVIETGRIVMSGKAKDIANNEEIRKSYLGY, from the coding sequence ATGACGACGCTGCTCAACGTCAAGGACCTGCGTGCCTATTACGGTCAGGTCCAGGCGCTCCACGGGCTGTCCTTCTCGCTCAACGAGGGCTCGCTCGTGACGCTGCTCGGCGCCAACGGCGCCGGCAAGACCACGACGCTGCGCGCGATCTGCAACATGGTGCGCTCCACCGGTGCGATCGAGTTCGACGGCAAGCCGCTGAATAACCGCTCGACCGAGAACATCGTGCGGTTCGGCATCGCCCATGTGCCGCAGGGCCGCGGCACCTTCACCACCATGACGGTGGAGGAGAATCTCCAGCTCGGGGCCATCACCCGCAAGGACAGCGCCGGCATCGTCTCCGACATCGAGCGCATGTACGCGCATTTCCCGGTCTTGAAGCAGCGCCACACCCAGCAGGCCGGCACGCTCTCCGGCGGCGAACAGCAGATGCTCGCGGTCGCCCGCGCCCTGATGCTGCGGCCGCGGCTGATGCTGCTCGACGAGCCCTCCTTCGGCCTCGCGCCGCTGGTGGTGCGCGATCTGTTCGGCATCCTCGGCAAGATCAACCGCGAGGACAAGGTGTCGATCCTGGTGGTCGAGCAGAACGCCCAGCTGGCGCTCGAGCTCGCCGACCAGGCCTATGTGATCGAGACCGGCCGCATCGTGATGTCCGGCAAGGCCAAGGACATCGCGAACAACGAAGAAATCCGCAAATCCTATCTGGGTTACTGA
- a CDS encoding glycerate kinase has product MTDRRPLLRALYDAAVAAAHPNVVLAPHLRPAPRGRVICLAAGKGAGAMAAAAERHYLDALGLAPERLVGIATTRHGYGVPTRRIRVVEAGHPVPDEAGLKGAADTLALAGEAGPDDLLLVLLTGGGSANWIAPVEGISFAQKQAVNKALLRSGAPIGEMNVVRKHLSRIKGGRLARAGRNAAEIVTLAISDVPHDDPSAIASGPTVPDPTTLADARAIVAKYKLDIDDAVRRALDEPANESAKPDDAAFARASFELIARPKQSLDAAVKLARESGYETIDLGADLEGEAREVAADHARLALQARAQGKRVAILSGGELTVTVRGNGRGGPNQEYALALASLLKDTAGIAALAGDTDGADGGAGHPTDPAGALIDAATFAKMKALGLEPQAYLDNNDATTFFEATADLLQPGPTLTNVNDIRVILVD; this is encoded by the coding sequence ATGACCGACCGACGCCCCCTGCTCCGCGCGCTTTACGACGCCGCCGTCGCCGCCGCCCATCCCAACGTGGTGCTGGCCCCTCACCTGCGGCCTGCGCCCAGGGGGCGCGTGATCTGCCTCGCCGCCGGCAAGGGCGCCGGCGCGATGGCCGCGGCCGCGGAGCGGCATTATCTCGACGCGCTGGGATTGGCGCCGGAGCGCCTCGTCGGCATCGCCACCACGCGCCACGGCTACGGCGTGCCGACGCGCCGCATTCGTGTGGTCGAAGCCGGTCATCCCGTGCCCGACGAAGCCGGCCTGAAGGGCGCGGCCGACACCCTCGCACTCGCGGGCGAGGCCGGGCCGGACGATCTCTTGCTGGTGCTGCTCACCGGCGGCGGCTCGGCCAACTGGATCGCGCCGGTGGAGGGCATCAGCTTCGCGCAGAAGCAGGCGGTCAACAAGGCGCTGCTGCGCTCGGGCGCGCCGATCGGCGAGATGAACGTCGTGCGCAAGCACCTGTCGCGGATCAAGGGCGGCCGTCTCGCCCGCGCCGGCAGGAACGCCGCGGAGATCGTGACGCTCGCGATCTCCGACGTGCCGCACGACGATCCTTCCGCGATCGCCTCCGGCCCCACCGTGCCTGATCCGACCACGCTGGCCGATGCGCGCGCGATCGTGGCGAAATACAAGCTCGACATCGACGATGCGGTGCGCCGCGCGCTCGACGAGCCCGCCAATGAAAGCGCCAAGCCCGATGACGCCGCCTTCGCGCGCGCGTCGTTCGAGCTGATCGCGCGGCCCAAGCAATCGCTGGACGCGGCGGTGAAGCTCGCACGCGAGTCCGGTTACGAGACCATCGATCTCGGCGCCGATCTCGAAGGCGAGGCGCGCGAGGTCGCCGCCGACCACGCCAGGCTGGCACTTCAGGCCCGCGCGCAGGGCAAGCGCGTCGCGATCCTGTCCGGCGGCGAGCTCACGGTCACCGTGCGCGGCAATGGCCGCGGCGGGCCGAACCAGGAATACGCGCTGGCGCTGGCCTCGCTCTTGAAGGACACGGCCGGCATCGCGGCGCTGGCCGGCGACACCGACGGCGCCGATGGCGGCGCCGGCCACCCGACCGACCCCGCCGGCGCGCTGATCGACGCTGCGACGTTCGCGAAGATGAAGGCCTTGGGGCTCGAGCCGCAGGCCTATCTCGACAACAACGACGCGACCACGTTCTTCGAGGCGACCGCCGACCTGCTGCAGCCCGGCCCGACCCTGACCAACGTCAACGATATCCGGGTGATTTTGGTGGATTGA